The DNA segment AAGACTTGTTTCCATCTCTTTCAGAGAGAAGTTCCTTCCTGACGTGTACAAAATTCAGTTTATCGGTAGTCAGAAAAACGAAAGTTTCCATCTCTTTCAGAGAGAAGTTCCTTCCTGACAGTGACGTTCGTTGGGCAGGGCTGGAACTTCCGCCCAGGGTTTCCATCTCTTTCAGAGAGAAGTTCCTTCCTGACACGGAAAGAAGAGTGTTTGAGAAAAAGTTCAACATTACGTGTTTCCATCTCTTTCAGAGAGAAGTTCCTTCCTGACTCATGGTTATAAAGGAGTTAGATGAAAGGGAGGCATTGAAGTTTCCATCTCTTTCAGAGAGAAGTTCCTTCCTGACTCATGGTTATAAAGGAGTTAGATGAAAGGGAGGCATTGAAGTTTCCATCTCTTTCAGAGAGAAGTTCCTTCCTGACTGCTCTTTGACTGGCCCGGTCAAAGAGCTAGGCAGGGAGGGTGTTTCCATCTCTTTCAGAGAGAAGTTCCTTCCTGACGATATTACCGTCTACGACGACAACGGAAACATCATTCTACAGTTTCCATCTCTTTCAGAGAGAAGTTCCTTCCTGACCCTTACCTTCCAAAGTTCCCTTAAATAGACCTTTTTTGGAATGCGATTTTCCGAACCTCCTGATTTAGTTGCGTAAAACTATATTTTGACATAGCTAACTCTTACTCTAAGTCAAGTAACAGTGCTTAGTTTAGGTGGGTGATTTCCTTGTTATTAGTTTCCGCGGCTTGAATTCTCAGTTTCGGAACGCTTGGAACTATCTTAACATTGTCGTAAAGTAGGTTCGGAAAATACCCTCCGAAATCAAAAACCATTTATTCATGCAATTTCTTGAATTTATGCTTTGTGAATTACACGAGTTGAAGCATTGTTTCTGCTAGGTCGGATGTTAAAGTCGAGGTGCAAAGTGCTGTTAACGGCTTTATTCATCAGCTTTATGACACGCTTGTGAAAAATTCTCTTACACGATCTCGGGAATTTTTAAATTTGCTTTTCACTATTTATTGTAGCGTCAAATTGCGAAACTGTCAAGTGTTAGAAACACACAGTTTACCTATTCGCTGTGCCGTACTGTCAGGAAAGAAATCATTAGGTAGTCTGTTTTATTGTCAGTGATAATTTGGAAAAACTATAAAGGGATTGGAGGTGAACGGTATGTCAAGGACACAAAATGGCGGCGGTCAGGTGCTGTTCGGTGAGCCTATCAGACCGATACGCTATTACGATCTTTACGGCAACTGGACAGCCGGTGTTGCTCTATCGGTCTACCAAATACACGACCCACGTTTTCCCCAGGTGAGATCTCCGCTCGGAAAGCTCCTCTACAAACTCAAGTATGAGAAAGATATTTCGGTTCTTGACAAAATAGCGCAAACTGTAGCACTCGCGGTCAAGAGACTCAAAGTCTACCCGGAACTTGACGCAATTGTCCCAGTTCCTCCATCAAAACTAAACCGCGAATTTCAGCCAGTAATTGAGCTTGCAAAGCGCGTTAGCGAATACACTGGAATCCCGCTGGAGCTGAATTACCTTGTCAAAATCAAGAAAACACCAGAAATGAAGAGGTTCAAAAATCAATCAAGAAAGTTAAAGCTCTTGAGGGATTCCTACGCAGTTATAGGGAACGGATTGGAAGGAAAAACCGTGCTCCTGTTCGATGACATATACGATACTGGAGCAACACTCACAGCCTGCACCGAGAAGTTACTCTCGGAAGGAAAGGTAAGAAGAGTATACGTACTAACGGTGGCAAAAACCTGGCCTTGTCCCAACTATGAACCCACAAAAGTTCATTGCGGAAAATGCTGGTTATCCATGAAACGATTTAAAAGTACTCAAGACGGAAATCAAGATCTTTGAAAATCAGAAAGGAGGTTTGCCGTATGCCCATGGGATTTTTTGGATACACACCCGATGAAATAACAGAATTCTTCGAGATAGCTGAAGAACACAAGGAAATCCACGCCTTGTACCTCAAATATGTGCTCAAATGGCGCTGGTTTGCATCGTTTTTCGGCGCTTTCATATTGTCGGCTTTACTCGACCCAATTATCATCAGGACAATCTACGGTGGGAGCTTTCTCAAGTATTTCGTATCTTTGTTCATAACTTATTCGGTGGCTATATCTGTTTTGTCGGGAGATTGGTATCACGTGATTATGCTGTTTAATTTCAGTAAGAACAAAAAGCTGAAAATCAAGGCTGCTATGAACGTTATCGTTACATCACTTATCCAATCGACTCTTAATATAGCATTTTTAACACTTTTCGTAATAGTTCTGAGGTATAATCTTATGCAGCTGATGCTTACAATTAACGACAGGTACAATGTACCTCTTGAGATGTTCAACGGAATTTTCAAAAACGTGCCGTTTGTGATCTTGCATTATCTTCTACTTGAAACAACGTAAAGTCTTCAACCCCCGAAGGCAAAAAATCAGTAGAAACGGTTGGAGGTGGTATTCAAATGGAGCGAATGCCAAGCACCGAAGAGCTCATTTTCATCACATTGGTTTCAGACATCGTGGATCGTTCATCTAAAAAAGCGGACTCAGGTCCCTCTGTTAGGTTAACTCGAAGGTTCTGGAATAAATTCGCCACGATCGTAAAAAGGCAGCTCGGAAGTTTGGAAATGCTCACGGAAGTAGAGGACAAAGATTTGATCGCATTGATAAAGGACGCAATGAGCTCACCGAAAAGTAAAAACTCCACGGAAAGTGCCGCCCAAGCTGAAAACATTCTAAGTTTTGTGAAGGAGAGGTGCGAGGGTGTTAGTTTGGTCGAAAGTACGCTGAAGACATTTCAGGACTTAGGTATCAAAGTTGTAACCACTTTAAATCATCAGTATCCGCACGTTTTGAAACAAAAACTTCGTGACAGCGCTCCCCCTTTACTATACTATTCCGGTAATCTTGAGTTGTGCAACGACGAAGGAGTAGCAATTGTTGGTTCACGCCAACCGAATCCTAATGCCGTTGCAGTCGCTCAAAAACTCGCGCAAACCTGTGCCACGGAAGGGATTGTTGTTGTCTCAGGTGGTGCCAGAGGAATTGACTCTGAAGCGCACAATACAGCTCTTGAATACGGTGGAAATACCGTAGTTTTCCTTTCTTGTGAAATGTTGGACATTCTTACGTGCGCTTTTAGAAAGAGGTGTTCTGACAATCGTAGGTTTGTTCTAAACGCGAGGACGTTGATTGATGAGGGAAGACTACTCCTAATCTCGGCTGTTCATCCAAACGCTAAGTTCTTCACCGGTAACGCTATGGATAGAAACAAGTTTATCTACGCTCTCTCCAAAATTGCGTTCGTAGTTGCGGCAAACGAATCGGGAGGAACCATCACCGGTGCAAAGGAAAATCTGAAGCATAACTACTCTCAACTTTGGGTCGTTGAGTACGACTTATCGAAAACTGACGACGGAACACCACCTGGAAATAAAACATTACTAAAAACGGGAAAGGTCAAACGTGTCTTGGAAAGCGAGATTCTATCCAATCAGTTTTCGGTGAAAAGTGTTCTTGGTAAAGATTACATATTTGATCGTGGGCTTTTTGACTTCCAATAATTTTTGAGAATGATTTTCAAACCCCCGGGAGAGTATCCCGGGGGTTTTTGGTTTAACTTGGTATTGACAAAAGTTTGGTCTGAAGGATATAATTTAACCAGATTCTCTCTGAAAGAGATGGAAACAAGAAAATATTGAGAAGAAACTTTGACCTTCGAAACGTCAACTCCCTTGGTAAGGGAGTTGTTTTTTATTTTGGTCTTTAAAAATTGAAAAGTTCGTGTATCCACGAATTACAATCAAGAACACTCATCTCCGCAGCGTGGCGGAGACACACTGATACGAAAGACCTTAGACAGAGACACCCACAAACGCTACGTATACCGATAGAACTTAACGCGGTAACGTAGCGCTTTGAATGTAAAGAATTCTCTGTCTAAGGTCAAAGTTTCTTCTAAATATCTTAATAAGTGCCTTCGTTACGATTGAACACTGATACGATTCAACGCGTAACGAAGGCACTTGTACAAATACATACAAACACTCCGCCACGCTGCGGGGGTTTACACTTGAAGATAAAAACAGCCCATCGGGAAAATCCACGATGGCTGTTTTTGTTTTTACCTAATCCTCAATCACGCAGGAACTTGACAACGATTTCAACAAAACGCTCATTAAACATTGGCAAGTGACCTTCTCCGTCGATTAACTCGAATCGTGAGTTTTTTATTCTCTTTGAGAGGTACTCACCTATAGCTGGTGGTGTTACGTTGTCATTGCTACCGTAAATTATCAAAGTCTGTGCACTGATTTTTCCCAGGTCGTGTTCGAACGGCTCCTGTGCTATTTTGTCCTTTGAGAACTTTATCAGAACCTCCGCTGGCAAAAAGATATTTTGTACAAAAGTTTTATCCAGATGTTCTTGACGCACGCGGTCCAGTTTTGGAACCAGGTTGCTGTAAACGTTCCGAATCAACGGGTACGCTTTCAATCCGAGGTTCAGGATAGTCGAAAGATTTTCATCGTCAAGGTTAGCAGTCCAAGATCGACCGCCATTTCTCAAAATCTCCATAAGCTCAGAATCGTCCTGTTCCAAGGGAAGATACGCAGCAGAAACGAGAACGAGCTTTTCTATGCGCTCCGGGACGGTACTTGCAATGAGTATCGCAAGGTTGCCCCCCATGGAATGTCCAATGAGAGAGAATTTTTTCACTCCAAGTTTGTCAACGAGCATCAATATGGTTTTTATCAGGTTCGCATCAGAGTAGTCAAACCCAAGTTTTTTCTCCGATAGTCCAAAAGGTGGAATGTCTATAAGCAAGCAGTGCCCAATATTACGAAGCTCCTTAACCAGAAACTCCCAGTCAGTGGAAGATCCAGCAAAACCGTGGAGCAGAACGAAAGTTTTTTCGCCTGTCACGTTACTTTTGTAGTATTTGTAGGCAATCTTTATTTGATTTACCTCGGCGACTTGAACATCCACCCTCAGCTGAGATTCGATCTTGAGTACGTTCAGAGAAAGTGTCAAGAAATAAGCCAAAAGGCCAAGCAGAATAGTTTTGAATACCACGGCAATCTCTCCTCTACTATCATTTCTTCATTTTGAAAAGCTAAGTAAAAACTCGGTTATCAGTGCCACACACCTTTGGTCAAACATCAGCAAATGTTCACCGCCATCAACGAGAACAAGGTGAGAATTCTTGATTCTTTTTGACAAAAACTCTCCGATTTTCGGTGATACAATTGCGTCGTTTGTGCCAAAAATTATAAGTGTTTCAGCGTTAATTTTGGAGAAGTCAAGATGATAGGGTGGCTGCTTTATCTTGTCGATGGTGAACTTTAACCACACTTCGCCAGGAATGAAGTAGTTCTGAACAAACGTTAGTTCGAGGTGCTTTTCCCGAACCTTCTCAAGGCGCGGTTTTGAACCTTGGTAGAGGAAACGGAAAGCGGGGTAGAATTTCAGGCTTCCATCGAGCATCGTAGCCAGCAGTCTTGTACCTGACCTCGACAGGTTGACTCCATTCAACAAGTTTTCTTCGTGTTCGTAATCGATTTGCGAGCTTTCTTTACCAGTCCCAATTTTAAAGGCTGCCGGGGCAATCAGGACGAGTTTCTCGACTTTCTCCGGAACCGCGCTTGCAATTAAGAGCGAGAGTTGGCCTCCCATGGAGTGTCCGATTAAGTTGAACCTATCGATCCCAAGCTTGTCCAAAAATGCCAAGAGCAGTTCCATCGTATTCTCGTCCGAATAATCAAAATCCCTGCTTTTTTCGGATAAACCAAACGGTGGAACGTCGATTAATATGCACCTTCCAAATTTCCGAACGTTTTCAACTACGAGCATCCAGTCAACCGAAGAACCTCCTAGCCCATGGAGAAAGACGAAGACCCTGTCCGGGGCATAGGGGTTTTTGTAGTCCCGATAAGCAACCTTTATGCCGTTTACTTCGAGGTATTTGAGCTCAGTCTGGAGCGAGGACTTTATCCCCTGAACATTTAAGAATGCGATCAGCAACGAAACGAGTGCACTGAAAATGAGAGTTCGAGCTACCATAACAGCGCGTACCCCTTAATGTTCAGTAAGATGTTTCCACTTACCAGATTATTATACATCACCCGCTTTCAGGTGGTCGAATTAACATAAAAGCAAAGAATAATTTATCACAAATTGCATACGAGTGTACGTGGTAGTATGGTAAAATTAATTGGAAATTTTCGGTCAAATTGTCACTCATTCGAGATTTCCACGCGGAGGTGAAACGATGGGTAAGAAGTGGATCTACTTCTTTGCCAACGGGCAAGCGGAAGGAAACGCCCAGATGAAGGACATACTCGGTGGTAAGGGTGCAAACCTTGCTGAGATGATGAACGCCGGTGTACCGGTTCCTCCCGGTTTCACTATCTCCGCCGAAGTCTGTCGATACTATTACGAT comes from the Fervidobacterium thailandense genome and includes:
- a CDS encoding ComF family protein, whose product is MSRTQNGGGQVLFGEPIRPIRYYDLYGNWTAGVALSVYQIHDPRFPQVRSPLGKLLYKLKYEKDISVLDKIAQTVALAVKRLKVYPELDAIVPVPPSKLNREFQPVIELAKRVSEYTGIPLELNYLVKIKKTPEMKRFKNQSRKLKLLRDSYAVIGNGLEGKTVLLFDDIYDTGATLTACTEKLLSEGKVRRVYVLTVAKTWPCPNYEPTKVHCGKCWLSMKRFKSTQDGNQDL
- a CDS encoding DNA-processing protein DprA; amino-acid sequence: MERMPSTEELIFITLVSDIVDRSSKKADSGPSVRLTRRFWNKFATIVKRQLGSLEMLTEVEDKDLIALIKDAMSSPKSKNSTESAAQAENILSFVKERCEGVSLVESTLKTFQDLGIKVVTTLNHQYPHVLKQKLRDSAPPLLYYSGNLELCNDEGVAIVGSRQPNPNAVAVAQKLAQTCATEGIVVVSGGARGIDSEAHNTALEYGGNTVVFLSCEMLDILTCAFRKRCSDNRRFVLNARTLIDEGRLLLISAVHPNAKFFTGNAMDRNKFIYALSKIAFVVAANESGGTITGAKENLKHNYSQLWVVEYDLSKTDDGTPPGNKTLLKTGKVKRVLESEILSNQFSVKSVLGKDYIFDRGLFDFQ
- a CDS encoding alpha/beta fold hydrolase yields the protein MVFKTILLGLLAYFLTLSLNVLKIESQLRVDVQVAEVNQIKIAYKYYKSNVTGEKTFVLLHGFAGSSTDWEFLVKELRNIGHCLLIDIPPFGLSEKKLGFDYSDANLIKTILMLVDKLGVKKFSLIGHSMGGNLAILIASTVPERIEKLVLVSAAYLPLEQDDSELMEILRNGGRSWTANLDDENLSTILNLGLKAYPLIRNVYSNLVPKLDRVRQEHLDKTFVQNIFLPAEVLIKFSKDKIAQEPFEHDLGKISAQTLIIYGSNDNVTPPAIGEYLSKRIKNSRFELIDGEGHLPMFNERFVEIVVKFLRD
- a CDS encoding alpha/beta fold hydrolase, translated to MVARTLIFSALVSLLIAFLNVQGIKSSLQTELKYLEVNGIKVAYRDYKNPYAPDRVFVFLHGLGGSSVDWMLVVENVRKFGRCILIDVPPFGLSEKSRDFDYSDENTMELLLAFLDKLGIDRFNLIGHSMGGQLSLLIASAVPEKVEKLVLIAPAAFKIGTGKESSQIDYEHEENLLNGVNLSRSGTRLLATMLDGSLKFYPAFRFLYQGSKPRLEKVREKHLELTFVQNYFIPGEVWLKFTIDKIKQPPYHLDFSKINAETLIIFGTNDAIVSPKIGEFLSKRIKNSHLVLVDGGEHLLMFDQRCVALITEFLLSFSK